DNA sequence from the Oryza brachyantha chromosome 5, ObraRS2, whole genome shotgun sequence genome:
GGTTGATATAACAGTCTGCAATTTTCAGCTTTATTATGCTTTTATTGAAACAGACACATCCAAAACCTGCACCGCAAAACTTTTCAGAACAGAAATGCAAAAGGCAGAAACGATGATCACATAAACAAAACCCTATACACGGCATACATACAGAACATTGCTGAAGCTATATGCTAAATACAGATCACAGTGCAGAGTTAAAGTTACCCCTGAGAAAGAAAACGGTAATCTTGATCACGTCGATGCCCTTGGAAACAGCTCTGCACACAAGAATTCTTCGAGGCGACGAATTCCACCTGTATTAATTTCGTATCAATCGATCACGCTAATCTTGGTCCGGGCCTTGCAGCGCAGCAATGCCGGCGTGGACccggcacgccgccgcgccggctccGTCGCAGCTCCTTCCACGGCAGCGCCAGCAAgcgtccgccgcgccggcgccagccAGGGCGCTGAAGCTCTCGGTGACGTTGTCGCTCAGCACGGCGCCGTCCATGACGTCGATCGTCCGCTCGTACTCCCTGTCCTCGTCGCTGAAGCGGTACGCctgcgtcgtcgccaccgacCCGTTCACCACGTCGTGGTCCATGACGACCATCCACCCCTCCGCGGTCTGCCGGTCGTCGAGCTTCTCCTTGCTCTCGAAGGCCCTCGTCTCGGTCTCCGTCTCCACGCTGAGGCCGTGGGACAGGGTCACCGTGATGAGGGACGTGCCGTTCTCGCCGTCCTCTGTCTCCGTGAAGAGCGACAACGGGTACTTGGCCTCCCTCTCCACCTTGCCGATCACCTTCCTCGTGTCGGCCCGGATCAGCGTCTTCGTCTCCTGCTTCGCCTCCAGCGAGACGGTCTTGTTcttgccgtcgccggtgaactCGACCAGGCTGGTCGCCTTCAGCTCCGTCTCCACCTCCGTGGTGAAGTTGCCGAACGAGGACTTGACCCAGCCGCTGAAGGAGGATCTCCTCTTGGCTTTGATCTTGAACCTGCCTTCGAGCAGCCGCGTCGAGTACTGGCGGGAGATTTTCAGGCGCGGCGTCTGGTACGAGCCGAGCGCGGCGTGGACGTCCGACGTGCTGGGGTCCAGCCAGAGGTGCAGGTTGGCGTCGACGAGCCACTCGGCGATGCCGTCCACCACGCTGAGGCCGATCTCGTGGGCGTTGCTGTCGACCAGGAGGCCGAGGAATGGGGTCAGCTCGACGTCGTAGGTGGGCAGGTCGAACGCGCCGAGCGCGGCCACCGGCTGCCAGAAGAGCGGGTTGATGCCGCCCGTGTAGATGACCGGGAACGGCACGAACGAGCCGACGAAGCGGTGGTCCACGCTGACGACGACCTCGCGGTACGCCGCGTTGCCCCTCCGCGTGGTGAGGTTGTTCTCCTTGATGTAGATGTCTGGCGGGTTGGAGTACCAGTACTCGTCGTTGGAGTGAGGGGACACGAAGACCTCCAGGACTGCACGGTAGGTGCTCGACGGAATGGTCACGAACTTGGAGTGCGAATCCGACGCGTTCTGGATGCGGAACCAGTAGCCGCCTTTGCCATTCCCGATGCCATCCGAGATCGGGATGATGAGATCCGCCGGCTGGAAGTATGAATCCGGCAGCATAGGTGCCTCGGGATCGTTGCTGGCGACGCCGGcaggggaagaggaggaggctgctGCGTCGGAGAGGTAAGGCGGGGTTCCGTGGAACTCCAGGGAGACGTTGACGCTGTACACTCCGGTGTACTTGTCGTTGACGACGTTCTCGAGCATGACGGAGAGGACGCCGCCGGGcggggagcggaggagggcggaATAGCGGGTGACATCCTTGCGGACGG
Encoded proteins:
- the LOC102707218 gene encoding peptide-N4-(N-acetyl-beta-glucosaminyl)asparagine amidase A, whose translation is MAPLYLLLLLILPSLLAAPACAEEVPDRYAVLQAPRAAAAKEYLDPTFPLPQPPPAAPSCTVPVLSYSFGDTYGAAPAKASYAPPAGCPAPWSLVVLTFSASCAGDQYDRVAAVWLDGAELLRTTTAEPTPEGVRWTVRKDVTRYSALLRSPPGGVLSVMLENVVNDKYTGVYSVNVSLEFHGTPPYLSDAAASSSSPAGVASNDPEAPMLPDSYFQPADLIIPISDGIGNGKGGYWFRIQNASDSHSKFVTIPSSTYRAVLEVFVSPHSNDEYWYSNPPDIYIKENNLTTRRGNAAYREVVVSVDHRFVGSFVPFPVIYTGGINPLFWQPVAALGAFDLPTYDVELTPFLGLLVDSNAHEIGLSVVDGIAEWLVDANLHLWLDPSTSDVHAALGSYQTPRLKISRQYSTRLLEGRFKIKAKRRSSFSGWVKSSFGNFTTEVETELKATSLVEFTGDGKNKTVSLEAKQETKTLIRADTRKVIGKVEREAKYPLSLFTETEDGENGTSLITVTLSHGLSVETETETRAFESKEKLDDRQTAEGWMVVMDHDVVNGSVATTQAYRFSDEDREYERTIDVMDGAVLSDNVTESFSALAGAGAADACWRCRGRSCDGAGAAACRVHAGIAALQGPDQD